The following DNA comes from Castanea sativa cultivar Marrone di Chiusa Pesio chromosome 10, ASM4071231v1.
GAAATTTTATAACAAACTTCTCCAAAAAGAACTTCTCATTAGGTAGTAAGAAAGTCGCTAAGCTTAAATCACTCTTGATCAAATTCTTGGCTAACAAAATTTGAACAACTGAACACCTAGGAATAATCCTCTTCTCCAAGCTTAAATTCAGAACCACAGGATTCATAAGAATATCCGTTGATGGCCGTCCCAATTTGTTCACAACGAAGTTCATTACTTTTGTGATCTTCTCATCCGATAAAAGCATAAAATTTGGAAACCTTCTAAACGCTGAGAGAGTGTCCGCCTTAGACCAACCCCACCTcctaaaaatctcaaatttataTTCCCACGTCGGCTTTCTTATTGACAAAACCACTTCGATTGCTTGCACAAATGCAAATTTTGAAGGATCAAAACCCATTTCCTTAACCTCCTGGACAGCTTTCACAAACTTGCTAGGCTTAATGAATGCAACAGACGGAGAACGAGTCACCAAGAAAGAGATGGTGGTTGGAGGTGCTCCAACTTCTCTCAAAAGTGCAATATTTGGAACCATAGTCTTTGTTCCATTACTTAGCAAAGCCCTTTGAGAGCGCCCTAAAGCCGTAATGACTTTCTCATTCTCAAAAAGCAGACTCTTGAGGAACTTATAGCAGGGAATGAGATTGTTCTTTAAGCTCCTTCTCAGCATGTCAGGATTCAAACTAAGGATTCTAGGGAGGTCAGAGCCTGAAACCCCTATAGAGCGCAAAAATTCGAATTTGGGCAAAAGGGTATTCTCAGGATGAGATAAAAGCAGCAGTGGGATTTTTGTGACGAGTTTGGTGATTTGGGTATCATTGAATCCACTCTCTTTGAGAAGATTAAGCACTAAGTCTGGTTTATCTGGGTTTTCAAAGTGTACCTTGTGGGATGCTAAAAGAGCAGATTTTGGTGACAACCCACATGAGTTTATGAGATAAGACACTGTAAAAGAATGTGTTTTTTGCTGTTCTGATTCAGATAAAGCTATTGATATAAATGATTTGATGCTTAAGATGGCTTTTTTCTGAAGAAGTCCCAATTGAAATTGGGTCCTCCTATTCCTATGCGTAATAAAGAGTAGCTGTCTTGAAGAGAGAAAAGCAAACATAATTGACTCACTCACAGAGTTTGGCTGAATCAGCTTCAACTGGGCGGTATTGATGGTCTGATTAATCCTTCAGGGGTCAATGGCTTCTGACACTGAGCTATGCGGATTGCGGGAAACTGAAGAATCAGAGAACAGACTGAAAATGTGAGAGAACTGAGAGTTAAGACTTTCGTCCGAGGGTTTAAGAAGCTAATAAGACTTTAGAATTagtttagataaaaattaatttataatcttgtattgtaaaaaattatgtataattttactacaaatatattattttgtcaataaactacaaaaaatattttaataacttatgaatttatttaaaaaatgggtAATTACACTAAACCCACATGTGGTTTGGCTCAAAATCATTTTGtctacccgtggtttaaaaaGTATCACTTAAGTTACTTAACCTACCTGTGGTATCTTCCATTTATTTTCCGTAACCTACCTCTGTTAAAATTAAgagtaaatatgtatttttgttcaaattttatgtctctcttctcccaaatcaaaaaatagcacaaaaatgcaagagaaacaagagCAAAAAGTGGTATTGGTTTCtctcaattcacataaatcttgaacatgaagaacataccaaaaaaataaaaataaaaataaaacccagaTCTACCTCCCCAGATCTCCTATGGCTACGCCGTCTTCACTACCGATCTCCTCGGCCACGGCAGATCCGACGGCCTCCGCTGCTACCTAGGCGACATGGAGAAAATCGCCGAAAGTTCCCTATCTTTCTTCCTCCACATCCGCAACAGCGAGCCGTACAAACTCCTCCCAGCTTTGCTCTTCGGCGAGTAAGGATAAGAGTTTGAAGCTCCATGATGGGATGTACCATTCATTGATTCAAGGGGAGCCAGATCTACCTACCCAGATCTAATCcatttttaaacccaaaaatgGATACCCAAAAAAGGAAATGACAGCTAAGGAAAATAAATACTATCAGTTTCCATCTACAATAATTGAATTCAAACATCTACAAGACaagcaacaattttttttcctagacaAATAGAAGTTGGAAACCCCTTCTTTCCCTTTGTAAAGTAGTTGAAATCCCTCATTGTTTCTAGCTTTGTACAACTTTCCTTCTTTCAAGCTCTTTGTAATAATCACCAACCACATCAATGGTATGAAAATTTAGATTATTGGAATAAAAAGTCACCATACTTTGTCATCACAAGACTAGCCAGATGCCGAATGTTGAGTTCCTGTTAAGTGGCTATAGCATCAACGCCATCTTCACCTAGATTATATAATTCTACCCACATATCAATGAGGGCAGCAGCGTAGGTCCTTCGGTCTTCAGGAAATGAACCTAAATACatgaaaacttttttaatttgacCTCAGGACCTGAAAATTCTAGGCTTCTTTGGAGACATTTATGCAGATCAATATTGGAAATAATGTCGTCAATAGACCATTTCCCCAATCTACTGAGCTGAACCTCTGCACTCTGCCCACGGAATAATCCACCAATCATTTCAAGGGCTAGTGGAAACCCCCCACAGCCTTTCAACATCTGCAATTTATGGAACCAAATAACATTTGTTATtccttttttgggtttaaaaatcTGAAACCCTAAATCGAGAACAGACACAAATACCACAAGTctggctgagtttggatacggatgaaaaaAGGGGCGTCTGcgttcagcgtttttttttttttttttttttttttgcccttctGCTTCACGCGTTTCATAGGAgaagcggctactgttcatgctactgtgcatgaacagtagccgattttgttgactttcagcaaatttgtgggtcccgtgtactgttcacgggacccacaaacttcacttttcagattttttaaaattaaaaatgggacccacagcactattcacacatttaaaaattattttggtacagtgttttcagttttcagttttcagttttcagcaataagctgtcTCTCGAAAAGTTTCTGAGTTTTGGGTGTTTTGATTCGCGTTATATTGTGTTTTGGGGTTAAATGGTGTTTTTGTAATGGCTGGGCTTAATTGGGTTACGGAGATTGACGGAAACATaccacaggtgggttaagtgatacttttcaaaccacgggtaggcaaagtgatttcgggccaaaccacaggtaggtttagtgtaattacctctttaaaaaattacacaatctaattTCAAGTCTATATTTCCTTCTTTATTAGTATGATTACAAATTCACAATTCATATTGAAGTcgtttta
Coding sequences within:
- the LOC142612769 gene encoding uncharacterized protein LOC142612769; this translates as MFAFLSSRQLLFITHRNRRTQFQLGLLQKKAILSIKSFISIALSESEQQKTHSFTVSYLINSCGLSPKSALLASHKVHFENPDKPDLVLNLLKESGFNDTQITKLVTKIPLLLLSHPENTLLPKFEFLRSIGVSGSDLPRILSLNPDMLRRSLKNNLIPCYKFLKSLLFENEKVITALGRSQRALLSNGTKTMVPNIALLREVGAPPTTISFLVTRSPSVAFIKPSKFVKAVQEVKEMGFDPSKFAFVQAIEVVLSIRKPTWEYKFEIFRRWGWSKADTLSAFRRFPNFMLLSDEKITKVMNFVVNKLGRPSTDILMNPVVLNLSLEKRIIPRCSVVQILLAKNLIKSDLSLATFLLPNEKFFLEKFVIKFQDNVPQLLSVYQTKMDLLNVEIQSEKVCGTELF